A single genomic interval of Ramlibacter sp. harbors:
- a CDS encoding 16S rRNA (uracil(1498)-N(3))-methyltransferase, with translation MPRFHCPLPLTPGAPLDLPAGAARHVQVLRLQPGGTVTLFNGEGGEFEATIEHMGRSDVRVRVGAHSAVEREAARAVHLAVGLMASERMDWLVEKATELGVASVQPLLAQRSVLRLSGERAEKKRAHWQAVAVAACEQCGRNRVPVLHPVRSADEWLAQGLDAQAGRFFVLSLAADAQPLQATEDAGARGITLLSGPEGGLSPAEEAQARQTGFQPLTLGPRVLRAETAPLAALSRLT, from the coding sequence ATGCCGCGCTTTCACTGCCCGCTGCCCCTGACCCCCGGCGCCCCGCTGGACCTGCCCGCGGGCGCCGCGCGCCATGTGCAGGTGCTGCGCCTGCAACCGGGCGGCACGGTCACGCTGTTCAACGGCGAGGGCGGCGAGTTTGAAGCCACCATCGAGCACATGGGCCGCAGCGACGTGCGGGTGCGGGTGGGCGCGCACAGCGCCGTGGAGCGCGAGGCCGCGCGCGCCGTGCACCTGGCCGTGGGCCTGATGGCCAGCGAGCGCATGGACTGGCTGGTCGAAAAGGCCACCGAACTGGGCGTGGCCAGCGTGCAGCCGCTGCTGGCGCAGCGCAGCGTGCTGCGCCTGAGCGGCGAACGCGCCGAGAAAAAACGCGCGCACTGGCAGGCCGTGGCCGTGGCCGCCTGCGAGCAGTGCGGGCGCAACCGCGTGCCCGTGCTGCACCCGGTGCGCAGCGCCGACGAGTGGCTGGCACAGGGCCTGGATGCGCAGGCCGGCCGCTTCTTCGTGCTCTCGCTCGCGGCGGACGCACAGCCACTGCAAGCCACCGAAGACGCGGGCGCGCGCGGCATCACCTTGCTGTCGGGCCCTGAAGGCGGCCTGAGCCCGGCCGAAGAAGCCCAGGCCCGCCAGACCGGCTTCCAGCCCCTGACGCTGGGCCCGCGCGTGCTGCGCGCCGAGACCGCGCCGCTGGCCGCGCTCAGCCGCCTGACCTGA
- a CDS encoding phosphotransferase: MSAPLTPPLAAPLNPTAVHWDDPAREAAFGPWLQGLAAVHGLHPASLRPASADASFRRYLRVDAHGQGSFIIMDAPPEREDSAPFVKVAGLMAQAGLHVPRVLAWDEALGFMLLDDLGTQTLIDVVDRDNPPANLPLYQRAVDALVAWQQASRPGVLPPYDAALLARELALFPDWYLEKHKGLTLSPRQRETLDSQFSLIIERNLAVPAVYVHRDFMPRNLMIPGGADEPRLGVLDFQDAVYGPITYDIACLMRDAFLSWEEDFVLDVTVRYWQQARKAGLLGAASPSGWGEDFGEFYRAVEWMGLQRHLKVAGIFARLTLRDGKPRYLADTPRFIGYIRATASRYRELTPLLRLIDEVEGTQAATGFAFGRV; the protein is encoded by the coding sequence ATGAGCGCCCCTTTGACACCTCCCCTCGCCGCCCCCCTGAACCCCACCGCCGTCCATTGGGATGACCCTGCGCGCGAGGCGGCCTTTGGCCCCTGGCTGCAGGGCCTGGCCGCGGTGCACGGACTGCACCCCGCGAGCCTGCGCCCGGCCTCGGCCGACGCGAGTTTCCGGCGCTACCTGCGGGTGGATGCGCACGGGCAGGGCAGCTTCATCATCATGGACGCCCCGCCCGAGCGGGAAGACAGCGCCCCCTTCGTCAAGGTGGCCGGCCTGATGGCGCAGGCCGGCCTGCATGTGCCGCGCGTGCTGGCCTGGGACGAGGCCCTGGGCTTCATGCTGCTGGACGACCTGGGCACGCAGACCCTGATCGACGTGGTGGACCGTGACAACCCGCCCGCCAACCTGCCGCTGTACCAGCGCGCCGTGGACGCCCTGGTGGCCTGGCAGCAGGCCTCGCGCCCCGGCGTGCTGCCGCCCTACGACGCCGCGCTGCTGGCGCGCGAGCTGGCGCTGTTCCCGGACTGGTACCTCGAGAAGCACAAGGGCCTGACCCTCTCGCCGCGCCAGCGCGAGACGCTGGACAGCCAGTTCAGCCTGATCATCGAACGCAACCTGGCCGTGCCCGCGGTCTACGTCCACCGCGACTTCATGCCGCGCAACCTCATGATCCCGGGGGGCGCCGATGAGCCCCGACTGGGCGTGCTGGACTTCCAGGACGCGGTGTATGGCCCCATCACCTACGACATCGCCTGCCTGATGCGCGACGCCTTCCTGAGCTGGGAGGAAGACTTTGTGCTCGACGTCACGGTGCGCTACTGGCAGCAGGCGCGCAAGGCCGGGCTGCTGGGCGCGGCCAGCCCCTCGGGCTGGGGCGAGGACTTTGGCGAGTTCTACCGCGCCGTGGAGTGGATGGGCCTGCAGCGCCACCTCAAGGTCGCGGGCATCTTTGCGCGGCTCACGCTGCGCGACGGCAAGCCGCGCTACCTGGCCGACACGCCGCGCTTCATCGGCTACATCCGCGCCACCGCCAGCCGCTACCGCGAACTCACGCCCCTGCTGCGGCTGATCGACGAGGTCGAGGGCACGCAGGCGGCCACGGGCTTCGCTTTTGGCCGCGTTTAG
- a CDS encoding LPS-assembly protein LptD has product MPSCSRFALTPVALVACALMHHPLARAQATAGESGMQLKSSPLLRETIPETERKGLPTYVTGDRLSGSPDLDTLVEGNAELRRGDLSIRADRLEYYQPDDLAKARGNVHINRAGNTFEGPLLELKVDAFEGFFTEPHYRFLRNDAYGEAERVDFLDDKRAIIRNATYTTCQRRPGPSWMPDWVLRAASIRIDNEEETGQATGASLRFLGVPILPIPSLSFPLSDKRKSGLLPPTIGLDNLNGVELTLPYYWNIAPNRDATFFPALMTKRGVDLGGEFRYLEQDYSGKLRANFMPNDSLRARDRWGYALQHDGVVRTGLTGIGTLGINLNLNRVSDDNYWRDFSRGTTSLTQRLLANDANLYWSRGNFSLAARTLKWQTLQDVASPIVPPYDRLPQLTGRYARTNLAGGLDVSTEVDYTQFKAERTLTGQPNAKRSYALAQISRPWQAPGWFAIPKLQLHSTNYQFDAPLTNGATSASRVLPTFSLDSGLVFERDASYFGRSFRQTLEPRAFYVYTPFRDQSLLPNYDSAANDFNFATIYTENAFGGNDRISDNNLLTLGATTRLLDPATGAEAARFGIAQRLRFKDQRVTLPGGTPVSERLSDVLLGASVNWDPKWSFESTVQYNPKTRRSIRSTLGGRYNPGSYRVISAAYRLQRGLSEQIDMGWQWPIGNVTGGEGRWYSVGRLNYSLQDRKLVDSVIGFEYDAGCWLGRIVVERLQSSTSSANKRILFQLEFIGFTRLGSNALQTLKDNIPRYQYLREQTTAPSRYSNYE; this is encoded by the coding sequence ATGCCCTCCTGCTCCCGTTTTGCCTTGACGCCTGTGGCCCTCGTGGCTTGTGCCCTGATGCACCACCCGCTGGCCCGCGCCCAGGCGACGGCGGGCGAGAGCGGCATGCAGCTCAAGTCCAGCCCGCTGCTGCGCGAGACCATTCCGGAAACCGAGCGCAAGGGCCTGCCCACCTATGTGACGGGCGACCGGCTCTCGGGCAGCCCCGACCTGGACACCCTGGTCGAAGGCAACGCCGAACTGCGGCGCGGCGACCTGTCCATCCGCGCCGACCGGCTCGAGTACTACCAGCCCGACGACCTGGCCAAGGCGCGCGGCAATGTGCACATCAACCGGGCCGGCAACACCTTCGAGGGGCCGCTGCTCGAACTCAAGGTGGACGCGTTCGAGGGCTTCTTCACCGAGCCCCACTACCGCTTCCTGCGCAACGACGCCTATGGCGAAGCCGAGCGCGTGGACTTCCTGGATGACAAGCGCGCGATCATCCGCAACGCCACTTACACCACCTGCCAGCGCCGCCCGGGCCCGAGCTGGATGCCCGACTGGGTGCTGCGCGCGGCCAGCATCCGCATCGACAACGAGGAAGAGACCGGCCAGGCCACGGGCGCCTCGCTGCGGTTTCTGGGCGTGCCCATCCTGCCGATCCCGTCGCTGAGCTTTCCGCTGTCGGACAAGCGCAAGTCCGGGCTGCTGCCGCCCACCATCGGGCTGGACAACCTCAACGGCGTGGAGCTCACGCTGCCGTACTACTGGAACATCGCGCCCAACCGCGATGCCACGTTTTTCCCGGCGCTTATGACCAAGCGCGGCGTGGACCTGGGCGGCGAGTTCCGCTACCTCGAGCAGGACTACAGCGGCAAGCTGCGCGCCAACTTCATGCCCAACGACAGCCTGCGCGCGCGTGACCGCTGGGGCTATGCGCTGCAGCATGACGGCGTGGTGCGCACCGGGCTGACGGGCATCGGCACGCTGGGCATCAACCTCAACCTCAACCGCGTCAGCGACGACAACTACTGGCGCGACTTCTCGCGCGGCACCACCTCGCTCACGCAGCGCCTGCTGGCCAATGACGCCAACCTGTACTGGTCGCGCGGCAACTTCTCGCTGGCGGCGCGCACGCTCAAGTGGCAGACGCTGCAGGACGTGGCCTCGCCCATCGTCCCGCCTTACGACCGGCTGCCGCAGCTCACGGGCCGCTATGCGCGCACCAACCTGGCCGGGGGGCTGGATGTGTCCACCGAGGTGGACTACACGCAGTTCAAGGCCGAGCGCACCCTCACCGGGCAGCCCAATGCCAAGCGCAGCTACGCACTGGCCCAGATCAGCCGGCCCTGGCAGGCCCCGGGCTGGTTTGCCATCCCGAAGCTGCAGCTGCACTCCACGAACTACCAGTTCGACGCGCCGCTGACCAACGGCGCCACCTCGGCCAGCCGCGTGCTGCCCACCTTCAGCCTGGACAGCGGCCTGGTGTTCGAGCGTGATGCCAGCTATTTCGGGCGCAGCTTCCGCCAGACGCTGGAGCCGCGGGCGTTCTACGTGTACACACCGTTCCGTGACCAGAGCCTGCTGCCCAACTACGACTCGGCCGCCAACGACTTCAACTTCGCGACCATCTACACCGAGAACGCCTTTGGCGGCAACGACCGCATCTCCGACAACAACCTGCTGACCCTGGGCGCGACCACGCGCCTGCTCGACCCGGCCACCGGCGCCGAGGCGGCGCGCTTTGGCATCGCCCAGCGCCTTCGCTTCAAGGACCAGAGGGTCACGCTGCCGGGCGGAACGCCGGTCAGTGAGCGGCTGTCGGACGTGCTGCTGGGCGCCTCGGTCAACTGGGACCCGAAGTGGAGCTTCGAGTCCACCGTGCAGTACAACCCCAAGACCCGGCGCTCGATCCGCTCGACCCTGGGCGGGCGATACAACCCCGGCAGCTACCGTGTGATCAGCGCGGCCTACCGCCTGCAGCGCGGCCTGAGCGAGCAGATCGACATGGGCTGGCAGTGGCCGATCGGCAATGTCACCGGCGGCGAGGGCCGCTGGTACAGCGTGGGCCGGCTCAATTACAGCCTGCAGGACCGCAAGCTGGTCGATTCGGTGATCGGTTTTGAGTACGATGCAGGGTGCTGGCTGGGCCGCATCGTGGTGGAACGGCTGCAAAGCAGCACCTCGTCAGCCAACAAGCGCATCCTGTTCCAGCTGGAATTCATTGGCTTCACCCGGCTGGGTTCCAATGCGCTGCAGACGCTGAAGGACAATATCCCCCGCTACCAGTACCTGCGCGAGCAGACCACGGCCCCCAGCCGTTACAGCAATTACGAGTGA
- a CDS encoding peptidylprolyl isomerase, whose translation MKQRASALTLALVAALTVPAAGAQGLRVSPQIGASRPPAAAQPAAGPRLADYIVAVVNSEPITNNEVRSRLVRIEQQLAQQGGALPPRNVLARQVLERMISEKAQLQLARETGVKVDEVSVDQAEDNVARQNQITVPELHRRLAADGIPVSQFRDELRNQLLLTRLRDREVEPRVKVTDLEVDQFIQEQKGSDDLATMELNLAQVLVAVPENATPAQVAALQARAAGVQARARAGEDFGKLAREFSDAPGAATSDGQMGLRPADRYPQIFVNAAQPLPEGGVSDVVRSGAGFHILKVVEKRQAGMPGVHVTQNHARHILLRPSAQLSESAARERLADFRKRIEAGTADFAQLARENSQDASARNGGDLGWANPGLFVPEFEDALADLKPGQISQPIVSRFGVHLIQLLERRQTTLSQREQREIARNLVREKKLDEAYANWAQEVRGRAYVELREPPL comes from the coding sequence ATGAAACAACGCGCATCCGCACTGACGCTGGCCCTTGTTGCCGCCCTGACCGTCCCGGCCGCCGGGGCCCAGGGCCTGCGCGTGTCGCCGCAGATCGGCGCCAGCCGCCCGCCGGCCGCGGCCCAGCCGGCGGCGGGACCGCGCCTGGCGGACTACATCGTGGCAGTGGTCAACAGCGAGCCGATCACCAACAACGAGGTGCGGTCGCGCCTGGTCCGCATCGAGCAGCAGCTGGCGCAGCAAGGCGGCGCCCTGCCGCCGCGCAACGTGCTCGCACGCCAGGTGCTGGAGCGGATGATCAGCGAAAAGGCGCAGCTGCAACTGGCCCGCGAGACCGGGGTCAAGGTGGACGAGGTCTCGGTGGACCAGGCCGAGGACAACGTCGCGCGGCAGAACCAGATCACCGTGCCCGAGCTGCACCGCCGCCTGGCGGCCGATGGCATTCCGGTCAGCCAGTTCCGCGACGAGCTGCGCAACCAGCTGCTGCTCACGCGCCTGCGCGACCGCGAAGTGGAGCCGCGCGTGAAGGTGACCGATCTGGAGGTGGACCAGTTCATCCAGGAACAGAAGGGCAGTGACGACCTTGCCACCATGGAGCTGAACCTGGCCCAGGTGCTGGTGGCCGTGCCCGAGAACGCCACGCCGGCCCAGGTGGCGGCCTTGCAGGCGCGTGCCGCGGGCGTGCAGGCGCGGGCCCGCGCCGGCGAAGACTTTGGCAAGCTGGCCCGCGAGTTTTCCGACGCGCCGGGCGCCGCGACCTCGGACGGGCAGATGGGCCTGCGGCCGGCCGACCGCTATCCGCAGATTTTTGTCAACGCGGCCCAGCCGCTGCCCGAAGGGGGCGTGAGCGACGTGGTGCGCTCGGGCGCGGGCTTCCACATCCTCAAGGTGGTCGAAAAACGTCAGGCCGGCATGCCCGGCGTGCACGTCACCCAGAACCACGCGCGGCACATCCTGCTGCGGCCCAGCGCGCAGCTCAGCGAGTCGGCCGCGCGTGAACGGCTGGCGGATTTCCGCAAGCGCATCGAGGCCGGCACGGCCGACTTTGCCCAGCTGGCGCGCGAGAATTCGCAGGATGCCAGTGCCCGCAACGGCGGCGACCTGGGCTGGGCCAACCCCGGGCTGTTCGTGCCCGAGTTCGAGGACGCCCTGGCCGACCTCAAGCCCGGGCAGATCTCCCAGCCCATCGTCTCGCGCTTTGGCGTGCACCTGATCCAGCTGCTGGAGCGCCGCCAGACCACGCTGAGCCAGCGCGAGCAACGCGAGATCGCGCGCAACCTGGTGCGCGAAAAGAAGCTCGACGAGGCCTATGCCAACTGGGCGCAGGAGGTGCGCGGGCGCGCCTACGTCGAACTGCGCGAACCGCCCTTGTGA
- the rsmA gene encoding 16S rRNA (adenine(1518)-N(6)/adenine(1519)-N(6))-dimethyltransferase RsmA translates to MKHVARKRFGQHFLTDAGIIDAIVRAIAPQPGQALVEIGPGLAALTQPLVERAGRLTVIELDRDLALRLRLHGQLDVIESDVLKVDFAQVAANLGAPKIRVAGNLPYNISTPILFHLLGHVAVVEDQHFMLQKEVIDRMVASPATSDYSRLSVMLQWRYAMDNVLFVPPESFDPPPRVDSAVVRMVPLADPPAVDVKLLSELVQVAFSQRRKLLRHSLGRWLEQKNFAGTFDLHRRAEEVPVAEYVALAQSLAP, encoded by the coding sequence ATGAAGCACGTGGCGCGCAAGCGGTTCGGCCAGCATTTCCTGACCGACGCGGGGATCATCGACGCCATCGTGCGCGCCATCGCGCCGCAGCCGGGGCAGGCGCTGGTGGAGATCGGCCCGGGGCTGGCCGCGCTGACCCAGCCGCTGGTGGAGCGGGCCGGGCGGCTGACCGTGATCGAGCTGGACCGGGACCTCGCGTTGCGGCTGCGCCTGCATGGCCAGCTCGACGTCATTGAATCCGATGTGCTCAAGGTGGACTTTGCGCAGGTGGCCGCCAACCTGGGCGCGCCGAAGATCCGGGTCGCCGGCAACCTGCCCTACAACATCTCCACCCCCATCCTGTTCCACCTGCTGGGCCATGTGGCCGTGGTCGAGGACCAGCACTTCATGCTGCAAAAGGAAGTGATCGACCGCATGGTCGCTTCGCCCGCCACCAGCGACTACAGCCGCCTGAGCGTGATGCTGCAGTGGCGCTACGCGATGGACAACGTGCTGTTCGTGCCGCCCGAGTCGTTTGATCCGCCGCCGCGCGTTGACAGTGCCGTGGTGCGCATGGTGCCGCTGGCCGACCCGCCGGCGGTGGACGTCAAGCTGCTCAGCGAGCTGGTGCAGGTGGCCTTCAGCCAGCGGCGCAAGCTGCTGCGGCATTCGCTGGGCCGGTGGCTGGAGCAGAAGAATTTTGCTGGCACCTTCGACCTGCACCGGCGTGCCGAGGAAGTGCCGGTCGCCGAATACGTGGCGCTGGCCCAGTCGCTCGCCCCATAA
- a CDS encoding barstar family protein, with product MKRDLFLTMEREAEMDTPLRTVRTNIVQSIRAFRVQDLQEAAQALGQHFLYANLATAQSKQDVLDLIAQQFTFPSHFGKNFDALYDCMTDPLHKSGPQPGFIVVLEQIPANAKFDKEAREQLLDIFRDTADYWADRKIPFRCFYSFL from the coding sequence ATGAAGCGGGATTTGTTTTTGACTATGGAAAGAGAAGCGGAGATGGATACACCACTTCGTACCGTAAGGACCAACATCGTGCAGTCGATCCGCGCCTTCAGGGTGCAGGACCTGCAGGAAGCCGCGCAGGCGCTCGGCCAGCATTTCCTCTATGCCAACCTGGCCACGGCCCAGAGCAAGCAGGACGTGCTGGACCTGATCGCCCAGCAGTTCACCTTCCCGTCGCACTTCGGCAAGAACTTCGACGCGCTGTATGACTGCATGACCGACCCGCTGCACAAGTCGGGCCCGCAGCCGGGCTTCATCGTGGTGCTGGAGCAGATTCCGGCCAACGCCAAGTTCGACAAGGAAGCACGCGAGCAGCTGCTCGACATCTTCCGTGACACCGCGGATTACTGGGCGGACCGGAAGATACCCTTCCGATGCTTCTATTCTTTTCTGTAG
- a CDS encoding ribonuclease has product MARRFAAVKFALTSFLLATVFTVPSVVHAKGPRTDGLANSSSATVSLAELPRQGRETFEQIRQGGPFSYGKDGTVFGNRERKLPGQPRGYYREYTVKTPGSRDRGARRIVCGGPPRTPDACYYTADHYASFRRIVE; this is encoded by the coding sequence ATGGCGCGTCGTTTCGCCGCTGTCAAGTTTGCACTCACTAGCTTTTTACTGGCCACGGTTTTCACCGTCCCCAGTGTGGTGCATGCCAAGGGCCCGCGAACTGACGGACTCGCCAACAGCAGCTCAGCCACGGTCAGCCTGGCCGAGTTGCCGCGGCAGGGCCGGGAAACTTTTGAACAGATCCGCCAGGGCGGACCGTTCTCGTACGGCAAGGATGGCACGGTGTTCGGCAACCGCGAGCGCAAGCTTCCGGGCCAGCCGCGGGGTTACTACCGCGAGTACACCGTCAAAACGCCAGGTTCGCGCGACCGGGGAGCCCGGCGCATTGTGTGCGGCGGTCCGCCCCGGACGCCGGACGCGTGTTATTACACCGCCGACCATTACGCGAGCTTTCGCAGGATTGTGGAGTAG
- a CDS encoding NADP-dependent malic enzyme: MPATPPVNPEDKRSELRRAALEYHEFPTPGKIAIAPTKQLVNQHDLALAYSPGVAAPCEEIVKDPANAFKYTSRGNLVAVITNGTAVLGLGDIGPLASKPVMEGKGVLFKKFAGVDVFDIEINEKDPARLVEVIAALEPTFGAINLEDIKAPDCFYVERELRKRMKIPVFHDDQHGTAITVAAAMVNGLKVVGKDITQVKLVTSGAGAAALACLNLLLKVGLRRENVYVTDLAGVVYEGRTELMDEDKILFAQKTPARTLSEVIEGADVFLGLSAGGVLKPAMVAKMAPRPVIFALANPNPEISPEDAHEVRNDVVMATGRTDYPNQVNNVLCFPYIFRGALDCGATTITDEMEIAAVHAIAELAQAEQSEVVAAAYQGQQLAFGPEYLIPKPFDPRLMMKIAPAVAKAAADSGVASRPIADMDAYRERLQSFVYASGTTMKPIFMAAKAAGKKRVAYAEGEEERVLRAAQIVVDECLARPTLIGRPAIIAQRVEKFGLRLREGQDYDVVNVEQDHRYRDFWQTYHRMTERKGVTAQMAKIEMRRRLTLIGAMLLHKGDVDGMICGTWGTTAMHLHYIDQVIGKRAGGSPSTPQDVQIYACMNGLMLPGRQVFLVDTHVNYDPTPAELAEITVMAAEEMMRFGLKPKAALLSHSNFGSSNQPSAIKMRRTLELLRQEAPWLDVDGEMHGDVALDGAARQAIMPHSTLSGDANLLVLPNIDAANISYNLLKTAAGGNIAVGPVLLGAAKPVHVLTPSTTVRRIVNMTALTVADANAAR, encoded by the coding sequence ATGCCCGCGACCCCCCCGGTGAACCCCGAAGACAAACGCTCTGAACTGCGCCGCGCCGCGCTCGAATACCACGAGTTCCCGACCCCCGGCAAGATCGCCATTGCGCCCACCAAGCAGCTGGTCAACCAGCACGACCTGGCCCTGGCCTACTCGCCCGGCGTCGCCGCGCCCTGCGAGGAGATCGTCAAGGACCCGGCCAACGCCTTCAAGTACACCAGCCGGGGCAACCTGGTGGCGGTGATCACCAATGGCACGGCGGTGCTGGGCCTGGGCGACATCGGCCCGCTGGCGTCCAAGCCGGTCATGGAAGGCAAGGGCGTGCTGTTCAAGAAGTTCGCCGGCGTGGACGTGTTCGACATCGAGATCAACGAGAAAGACCCGGCCCGGCTGGTCGAGGTGATTGCCGCGCTCGAGCCCACCTTCGGCGCCATCAATCTGGAAGACATCAAGGCCCCCGACTGCTTCTACGTCGAGCGCGAACTGCGCAAGCGCATGAAGATCCCCGTGTTCCATGACGACCAGCACGGCACCGCCATCACGGTGGCGGCCGCCATGGTCAATGGCCTCAAGGTGGTGGGCAAGGACATCACGCAGGTCAAGCTCGTGACCTCGGGCGCCGGCGCGGCGGCCCTGGCCTGCCTGAACCTGCTGCTCAAGGTGGGCCTGCGGCGCGAGAACGTCTATGTCACCGACCTGGCCGGCGTGGTGTACGAGGGCCGCACCGAGCTGATGGACGAGGACAAGATCCTGTTCGCGCAGAAAACCCCGGCGCGCACGCTGAGCGAAGTCATCGAAGGCGCGGACGTGTTCCTCGGCCTGTCGGCGGGCGGCGTGCTCAAGCCCGCGATGGTGGCGAAGATGGCGCCCCGTCCCGTGATCTTTGCCCTGGCCAACCCCAACCCCGAAATTTCCCCCGAGGATGCGCACGAGGTGCGCAATGACGTGGTCATGGCCACGGGCCGCACGGACTACCCCAACCAGGTCAACAACGTCCTGTGCTTCCCCTACATTTTCCGCGGCGCGCTCGACTGCGGCGCCACCACGATCACCGACGAGATGGAAATCGCGGCCGTGCACGCGATTGCCGAACTGGCGCAGGCCGAGCAGAGCGAAGTGGTGGCCGCCGCCTACCAGGGCCAGCAACTGGCGTTCGGGCCCGAGTACCTGATCCCCAAGCCGTTTGACCCCCGTCTCATGATGAAGATCGCGCCGGCGGTGGCCAAGGCCGCGGCCGACAGCGGCGTGGCCTCCCGCCCGATCGCCGACATGGACGCCTACCGCGAACGGCTGCAGAGCTTTGTCTACGCCTCGGGCACCACCATGAAGCCCATCTTCATGGCCGCCAAGGCGGCTGGCAAGAAGCGCGTGGCCTACGCCGAAGGCGAGGAAGAGCGTGTGCTGCGGGCCGCGCAGATTGTGGTGGACGAATGCCTGGCGCGCCCGACGCTGATTGGCCGGCCCGCCATCATTGCCCAGCGTGTCGAGAAGTTCGGCCTGCGCCTGCGCGAGGGCCAGGACTACGACGTGGTCAACGTCGAGCAGGACCACCGCTACCGCGACTTCTGGCAGACCTACCACCGCATGACCGAGCGCAAGGGCGTGACCGCCCAGATGGCCAAGATCGAGATGCGCCGCCGCCTCACGCTGATTGGCGCCATGCTGCTGCACAAGGGCGACGTGGACGGCATGATCTGCGGCACCTGGGGCACCACCGCGATGCACCTGCACTACATTGACCAGGTGATCGGCAAGCGCGCGGGCGGCAGCCCCAGCACGCCGCAAGACGTGCAGATCTACGCCTGCATGAACGGCCTGATGCTGCCCGGCCGCCAGGTGTTCCTGGTCGACACCCATGTCAACTACGACCCCACCCCGGCCGAGCTGGCCGAAATCACCGTGATGGCGGCCGAGGAAATGATGCGCTTCGGCCTCAAGCCCAAGGCCGCGCTGCTGAGCCATTCCAACTTCGGCAGCAGCAACCAGCCCAGCGCCATCAAGATGCGCCGCACCCTGGAGCTGCTGCGCCAGGAGGCGCCCTGGCTCGACGTGGACGGTGAAATGCACGGCGATGTGGCGCTGGACGGCGCCGCCCGGCAGGCCATCATGCCGCACAGCACCCTGTCAGGGGACGCCAACCTGCTGGTGCTCCCGAACATCGATGCAGCCAATATTTCTTACAACCTGCTCAAGACGGCGGCCGGCGGCAACATTGCCGTGGGCCCGGTCCTGCTGGGCGCCGCCAAACCGGTGCATGTGCTCACACCGAGCACCACGGTGCGTCGCATCGTCAATATGACGGCTTTGACCGTGGCCGACGCCAACGCTGCTCGGTGA
- a CDS encoding SPFH domain-containing protein: MALMDFIKKQFIDIIQWTEEGDGTLAWRFPMRDMEIQYGASLTVRESQMAVFVNEGKVADVFGPGMYKLTTQTIPVLTYLKNWDKLFESPFKSDVYFFSTRQQVDQKWGTPQPVTIRDKDFGAIRLRAFGNYSFRVADPKLFHTEISGTRERYEVADLDGQLRGLVLQHLSDGIAQSGIPFLDLAANQIEFAKALSAELTPAFAAIGLKLEGMTVQNVSLPEELQKILDQKIGMGMVGNDMGKFMQYQTAQAIPKFAEGAGGGGGVAGDAMGLGAGVALGQVLAQNLSQGLNQSQAAAAQPGVAAVRPDDIMATLEKLGELKTKGILTQEEFDAKKAELLKKLV; encoded by the coding sequence ATGGCGCTGATGGATTTCATCAAGAAACAGTTCATCGACATCATCCAGTGGACGGAGGAGGGCGATGGCACGCTGGCCTGGCGCTTCCCGATGCGCGACATGGAGATCCAGTACGGCGCCTCGCTGACCGTGCGCGAGTCGCAGATGGCGGTGTTTGTCAACGAGGGCAAGGTGGCCGACGTGTTCGGCCCCGGCATGTACAAGCTCACCACCCAGACCATCCCGGTGCTGACCTACCTCAAGAACTGGGACAAGCTGTTCGAGTCCCCGTTCAAGAGCGACGTGTATTTCTTCAGCACGCGCCAGCAGGTGGACCAGAAGTGGGGCACGCCCCAGCCCGTGACCATCCGCGACAAGGACTTCGGCGCCATCCGCCTGCGCGCCTTTGGCAACTACAGCTTCCGAGTGGCCGACCCCAAGCTGTTCCACACCGAAATCTCGGGCACGCGCGAGCGCTATGAAGTGGCCGACCTGGACGGCCAGCTGCGCGGCCTGGTGCTGCAGCACCTGTCGGACGGGATTGCGCAAAGCGGCATTCCCTTCCTCGACCTCGCGGCCAACCAGATCGAGTTTGCCAAGGCCCTGTCGGCCGAGCTCACGCCGGCGTTCGCGGCGATCGGCCTCAAGCTCGAAGGCATGACGGTGCAGAACGTGTCGCTGCCCGAGGAACTGCAGAAAATCCTGGACCAGAAGATCGGCATGGGCATGGTCGGCAACGACATGGGCAAGTTCATGCAGTACCAGACGGCGCAGGCCATTCCCAAGTTTGCCGAAGGTGCCGGCGGCGGTGGCGGGGTGGCCGGCGACGCCATGGGCCTGGGCGCCGGGGTGGCGCTGGGCCAGGTGCTGGCGCAAAACCTTTCGCAGGGGCTTAACCAGAGCCAGGCAGCCGCTGCACAGCCGGGCGTTGCCGCCGTCAGGCCCGATGACATCATGGCCACGCTGGAAAAGCTGGGCGAGCTCAAGACCAAGGGCATCCTCACGCAGGAAGAGTTCGACGCCAAGAAGGCCGAGCTGCTCAAGAAGCTCGTCTGA